The following proteins are encoded in a genomic region of Sesamum indicum cultivar Zhongzhi No. 13 linkage group LG8, S_indicum_v1.0, whole genome shotgun sequence:
- the LOC105167394 gene encoding uncharacterized protein LOC105167394: MEVFEKVYKKKEDRQWSGPRVEEVAEMFLRLMEERQRQQNHNEELPLSSEGSVAPNEQQVWMSATGGWKRGRVFGLGIEAHHSIIGPSQVTQLIAPSCSPPQPQHPDIDERVLALEHYIESIDPK; the protein is encoded by the exons ATGGAGGTGTTCGAGAAGGTCTACAAAAAGAAGGAGGACCGCCAGTGGAGCGGTCCGAGGGTAGAGGAGGTTGCg GAGATGTTCTTGAGGTTGATGGAGGAACGCCAGAGACAACAAAATCATAATGAAGAGCTTCCATTGTCCTCTGAAGGCTCTGTGGCCCCAAACGAACAACAGGTCTGGATGTCAGCAACGGGTGGCTGGAAGAGGGGCCGAGTATTTGGTCTCGGCATCGAGGCCCACCACTCGATTATTGGACCATCCCAGGTGACCCAGTTGATTGCTCCCTCGTGCTCACCACCACAGCCTCAGCATCCCGACATAGATGAGCGAGTGTTGGCACTCGAGCACTACATCGAAAGCATCGATCCCAAATAG